The proteins below come from a single Streptomyces sp. M92 genomic window:
- a CDS encoding DUF4190 domain-containing protein: protein MTDAIRPGGDSNGANDPWAPPESGPSLDKNRDAATGAPQQPAPPAAGDVPPWQPPPSAQPPSVHDQATVVSMPAAGFPPPGSAVPPPPIAPGGPGVPGGYGYPAYPQGGYGWGAAPLPPQNGMGTAAMVLGILACCMFCAYGIVSLVLGILAVVFGVKGRRKAERGEANNHGQAQAGFIMGIIGIVLGIAVMALIAVGIIAAINEDSEYEDPYYGAPRPAAVSVAAQAQAQAQG, encoded by the coding sequence ATGACGGACGCGATACGGCCGGGCGGGGACTCCAACGGCGCCAACGATCCTTGGGCGCCCCCGGAGAGCGGGCCTTCGCTGGACAAGAACCGTGACGCCGCGACGGGAGCGCCGCAGCAGCCGGCCCCGCCCGCCGCCGGCGACGTGCCGCCCTGGCAGCCGCCGCCGTCCGCGCAGCCGCCGTCCGTGCACGACCAGGCCACCGTCGTCTCGATGCCCGCCGCCGGCTTCCCTCCGCCCGGCTCCGCGGTGCCGCCACCGCCGATCGCGCCCGGCGGCCCGGGTGTCCCGGGCGGGTACGGCTACCCCGCCTATCCCCAGGGCGGCTACGGCTGGGGCGCCGCCCCGCTGCCCCCGCAGAACGGCATGGGCACGGCGGCGATGGTGCTCGGCATCCTGGCCTGCTGCATGTTCTGCGCCTACGGCATCGTCTCGCTGGTGCTCGGCATCCTCGCCGTGGTCTTCGGCGTCAAGGGGCGCCGCAAGGCCGAGCGCGGCGAGGCCAACAACCACGGACAGGCCCAGGCCGGCTTCATCATGGGCATCATCGGCATCGTCCTCGGCATCGCCGTGATGGCCCTGATCGCCGTCGGCATCATCGCCGCGATCAACGAGGACTCGGAGTACGAGGACCCCTACTACGGCGCCCCGCGCCCGGCGGCGGTCTCCGTGGCGGCCCAGGCGCAGGCGCAGGCGCAGGGCTGA
- a CDS encoding NADAR family protein: MEKITGDSREALVGRVRAGERIKYLCFWGHRPRPDGRIGPSCLSQWWPSPFTVAGVEYATAEHWMMAGKARLFGDAEAERRVLAAEHPAEAKKAGRLVRGFDEAVWERERFPVVVEGSVHKFASDPALRGFLLNTGDRVLVEASPVDRVWGIGLAVDDEAATDPERWRGPNLLGFALMAARERLREGG; this comes from the coding sequence ATGGAGAAGATCACGGGGGACAGCAGAGAGGCGCTGGTCGGGCGGGTCCGGGCCGGCGAGCGGATCAAGTACCTCTGCTTCTGGGGCCACCGGCCGCGCCCCGACGGCCGGATCGGCCCGAGCTGTCTGAGCCAGTGGTGGCCGTCGCCGTTCACCGTGGCCGGGGTGGAGTACGCGACCGCCGAGCACTGGATGATGGCGGGCAAGGCCAGGCTCTTCGGCGACGCGGAGGCGGAGCGCCGGGTGCTGGCGGCGGAGCATCCGGCCGAGGCCAAGAAGGCGGGGCGGCTGGTGCGCGGCTTCGACGAGGCGGTGTGGGAGCGGGAGCGCTTCCCGGTCGTCGTCGAGGGCAGCGTCCACAAGTTCGCCTCGGACCCCGCGCTGCGCGGGTTCCTGCTGAACACGGGCGACCGGGTGCTGGTGGAGGCGAGTCCCGTGGACCGGGTGTGGGGCATCGGCCTGGCCGTGGACGACGAGGCGGCGACGGACCCGGAGCGGTGGCGGGGGCCGAATCTGCTGGGGTTCGCGCTGATGGCGGCGCGGGAGCGGCTGCGCGAAGGCGGCTGA
- a CDS encoding gamma-aminobutyraldehyde dehydrogenase has translation MHNPGNDTPDRFPAQDRFADGAQYIAGRLTRGTSGRTHTVVDPATGDEVLTYALAGPDDVDAAVAAAREAFPGWAGATPGERSDALHRFAAVLADRAEEFARAESLQCGKPLKLTREFDVPGSIDNAAFFAGAARHLQGQSAGEYSGDHTSYVRREPIGVVGSIAPWNYPLQMAAWKILPAIAAGNTIVLKPAEITPLTSLMFAQAATEAGIPDGVVNIVTGTGGEAGEHLVGHPDVAMTSFTGSTAVGKRVAEVATATVKRLHLELGGKAPFLVFDDADLDAAVHGAVAGALINTGQDCTAATRAYVQRPLYDAFVEKTAALMDTVRVGDPFAPGTDLGPLVSHVQRDRVAGFVDRARSYARVVCGGEAPQGDLKDGAYYRPTLIADAAQDSEVVQSEIFGPVLVVLPFDTDDEGIRLANDTPYGLAASAWSRDVYRANRATREIKAGCVWVNDHIPIISEMPHGGYKASGFGKDMSAYSFEEYTQVKHVMFDNTAVAAKDWHRTVFGDR, from the coding sequence ATGCACAACCCGGGCAACGACACCCCGGACCGATTCCCGGCCCAGGACCGCTTCGCGGACGGGGCCCAGTACATCGCGGGCCGTCTGACGAGGGGCACCTCCGGACGCACGCACACCGTCGTCGACCCGGCGACCGGCGACGAGGTCCTCACCTACGCACTCGCCGGTCCCGACGACGTCGACGCGGCCGTCGCCGCCGCGCGGGAGGCGTTCCCCGGCTGGGCCGGCGCCACCCCGGGCGAGCGCTCCGACGCCCTGCACCGGTTCGCCGCCGTCCTCGCCGACCGCGCCGAGGAATTCGCCCGCGCGGAGTCGCTGCAGTGCGGGAAGCCGCTGAAGCTGACCCGCGAGTTCGACGTGCCGGGCAGCATCGACAACGCGGCCTTCTTCGCGGGCGCCGCCCGGCACCTCCAGGGCCAGTCGGCGGGGGAGTACTCCGGCGACCACACCTCGTACGTGCGCCGCGAGCCGATCGGCGTCGTCGGGTCCATCGCACCCTGGAACTACCCCCTCCAGATGGCCGCCTGGAAGATCCTCCCGGCGATCGCCGCGGGCAACACCATCGTGCTGAAGCCCGCCGAGATCACCCCGTTGACCTCCCTGATGTTCGCCCAGGCCGCCACCGAGGCCGGCATCCCGGACGGTGTCGTCAACATCGTCACCGGCACGGGCGGGGAGGCGGGCGAGCACCTGGTCGGCCACCCGGACGTCGCCATGACCTCGTTCACCGGCTCCACCGCCGTCGGCAAGCGGGTCGCCGAGGTCGCCACCGCCACCGTCAAGCGCCTCCACCTGGAGCTCGGCGGCAAGGCGCCCTTCCTGGTCTTCGACGACGCCGACCTCGACGCGGCCGTCCACGGCGCGGTCGCGGGCGCGCTGATCAACACCGGCCAGGACTGCACGGCCGCCACGCGCGCGTACGTGCAGCGGCCCCTGTACGACGCGTTCGTCGAGAAGACCGCCGCCCTCATGGACACCGTCCGCGTCGGCGACCCCTTCGCCCCCGGCACCGACCTCGGCCCCCTGGTCAGCCACGTCCAGCGGGACCGCGTCGCCGGCTTCGTCGACCGGGCCCGCTCCTACGCGCGCGTGGTGTGCGGCGGCGAGGCACCGCAGGGCGACCTGAAGGACGGCGCCTACTACCGGCCCACCCTCATCGCCGACGCGGCGCAGGACAGCGAGGTCGTCCAGTCCGAGATCTTCGGGCCGGTCCTGGTCGTGCTGCCCTTCGACACCGACGACGAGGGCATCCGGCTGGCCAACGACACGCCGTACGGGCTCGCCGCCTCCGCCTGGAGCCGGGACGTGTACCGGGCGAACCGCGCCACCCGCGAGATCAAGGCGGGCTGTGTGTGGGTCAACGACCACATCCCGATCATCAGCGAGATGCCGCACGGCGGGTACAAGGCGTCCGGCTTCGGCAAGGACATGTCCGCCTACTCCTTCGAGGAGTACACGCAGGTCAAGCACGTCATGTTCGACAACACCGCGGTGGCGGCCAAGGACTGGCACCGCACCGTCTTCGGGGACCGATAG
- a CDS encoding polyamine ABC transporter substrate-binding protein → MEQYEPDRLSPAQVAAMRRSFTSGRAALTRRSLLRASAGGALAAGGLGTLSACGIPPAGKTEGSVSSDDRSKEEKEVSFSNWTEYMDIDESGRRHPTLEAFTKRTGIKVKYTEDINDNSEFFGKIQPQLSAGQETGRDIIVLTDWLAARLIRLGWVQKLDPANLPHAFANLSPQFRDPDWDPGRAYSYPWQGIATVIAYNKKALDGVEVKSVSDLLDNPKLKGRVGFLTEMRDTVGMTLLDMGKDPARFSDDDYDAAIARLQKGVDSGQIRRFTGNDYTADINKGDFAACLAWAGDVVQLKADNPDVDFVIPDSGYITSSDNMLVPNKARHKTNAERLMDYYYEPGPAAQLAAYINFVCPVDGVKDELAKIDEDAANNPLIIPDKDMQALSRAFRSLSQKEETAYEEKFAKLTGA, encoded by the coding sequence ATGGAGCAGTACGAGCCCGACCGCCTGTCACCGGCCCAAGTGGCCGCCATGCGGCGCAGTTTCACCAGCGGCAGGGCCGCCCTCACCCGCCGCTCACTGCTGCGCGCCTCCGCGGGCGGCGCGCTCGCGGCCGGCGGACTCGGCACGCTGAGCGCCTGCGGCATCCCGCCAGCCGGCAAGACCGAGGGCAGTGTCTCCTCCGACGACCGGTCCAAGGAGGAGAAGGAGGTCTCCTTCTCCAACTGGACCGAGTACATGGACATCGACGAGAGCGGCCGGCGGCACCCGACGCTGGAGGCGTTCACCAAGCGCACCGGCATCAAGGTCAAGTACACCGAGGACATCAACGACAACAGCGAGTTCTTCGGCAAGATCCAGCCGCAGCTCTCCGCGGGCCAGGAGACCGGGCGCGACATCATCGTGCTCACCGACTGGCTCGCCGCCCGGCTGATCCGCCTGGGCTGGGTCCAGAAACTGGACCCGGCCAACCTGCCGCACGCCTTCGCCAACCTGTCGCCGCAGTTCCGCGACCCCGACTGGGACCCGGGCCGCGCCTACTCCTACCCCTGGCAGGGCATCGCGACCGTCATCGCCTACAACAAGAAGGCGCTGGACGGCGTCGAGGTGAAGTCGGTCTCCGACCTGCTCGACAACCCGAAGCTCAAGGGGCGGGTCGGCTTCCTCACCGAGATGCGCGACACCGTCGGCATGACGCTGCTCGACATGGGCAAGGACCCGGCCCGCTTCTCCGACGACGACTACGACGCGGCGATCGCCCGGCTGCAGAAGGGCGTCGACAGCGGCCAGATACGCCGCTTCACCGGCAACGACTACACCGCCGACATCAACAAGGGCGACTTCGCGGCCTGTCTGGCCTGGGCCGGGGACGTCGTCCAGCTCAAGGCGGACAACCCGGACGTCGACTTCGTCATCCCGGACAGCGGCTACATCACGTCCAGCGACAACATGCTGGTCCCCAACAAGGCGCGTCACAAGACCAACGCCGAGCGGCTCATGGACTACTACTACGAGCCGGGGCCCGCCGCGCAGCTCGCCGCCTACATCAACTTCGTCTGTCCCGTGGACGGGGTGAAGGACGAGCTCGCGAAGATCGACGAGGACGCGGCGAACAATCCGCTGATCATTCCCGACAAGGACATGCAGGCCCTCTCCCGCGCCTTCCGCTCACTGAGCCAGAAGGAAGAGACGGCCTACGAAGAGAAGTTCGCGAAGCTCACTGGGGCGTGA
- a CDS encoding ABC transporter ATP-binding protein — translation MKTTTDSTEHGGDVRLSGISKTYGSFTAVHPLDLTVPQGSFFALLGASGCGKTTTLRMIAGLEEPTSGTVHLGDQDVTALPPYKRPVNTVFQSYALFPHLDIFENVAFGLRRRGIKSVKKQVGEMLDLVQLGEQARKKPHQLSGGQQQRVAVARALINHPKVLLLDEPLGALDLKLRRQMQLELKRIQTEVGITFVHVTHDQEEAMTMADQVAVMNGGRVEQLGAPADLYENPRTTFVANFLGTSNLIEAEVDTRSGDDVAVKAAGDKLVLPGARCSAPSRAGDKVLVGVRPEKISIAHADEAGSIPEGRNRITGKISSTSFIGVSTQYVVDCAACPEFEVYAQNIDRDARLAPGADVVLHWNPAHTFGLDAAQDIDAGVAEGEAA, via the coding sequence ATGAAGACCACCACAGACTCCACGGAGCACGGCGGGGACGTCCGCCTCTCCGGCATCAGCAAGACCTACGGCTCCTTCACCGCCGTGCACCCGCTCGACCTGACCGTGCCCCAGGGCTCCTTCTTCGCCCTGCTCGGCGCCTCCGGCTGCGGCAAGACCACCACCCTGCGCATGATCGCCGGACTGGAGGAGCCCACCAGCGGCACCGTCCACCTCGGCGACCAGGACGTGACCGCGCTGCCGCCGTACAAACGGCCTGTCAACACGGTCTTCCAGTCCTACGCCCTCTTCCCGCACCTCGACATCTTCGAGAACGTGGCCTTCGGCCTGCGCCGACGTGGCATCAAGAGCGTGAAGAAGCAGGTCGGGGAGATGCTCGACCTGGTCCAGCTCGGCGAGCAGGCGCGCAAGAAGCCGCACCAGCTCTCCGGTGGCCAGCAGCAGCGCGTCGCGGTGGCCCGCGCCCTGATCAACCACCCCAAGGTGCTGCTCCTCGACGAACCGCTCGGCGCCCTCGACCTCAAGCTGCGCCGCCAGATGCAGCTGGAGCTCAAGCGCATCCAGACCGAGGTCGGCATCACCTTCGTGCACGTCACCCACGACCAGGAGGAGGCCATGACCATGGCCGACCAGGTCGCCGTGATGAACGGGGGCCGGGTGGAGCAGCTGGGCGCGCCCGCCGACCTGTACGAGAACCCGCGGACCACGTTCGTCGCCAACTTCCTCGGCACCTCCAACCTCATCGAGGCCGAGGTCGACACCCGCAGCGGTGACGACGTAGCGGTGAAGGCGGCCGGCGACAAGCTGGTCCTGCCCGGCGCCCGCTGCTCCGCACCCTCCCGGGCCGGCGACAAGGTCCTGGTCGGCGTACGCCCCGAGAAGATCAGCATCGCCCACGCCGACGAGGCCGGCTCCATTCCCGAGGGCCGCAACCGCATCACCGGCAAGATCAGCAGCACCAGTTTCATCGGCGTCTCCACGCAGTACGTCGTGGACTGCGCGGCCTGCCCCGAGTTCGAGGTGTACGCCCAGAACATCGACCGCGACGCCCGCCTCGCCCCCGGCGCCGACGTCGTCCTGCACTGGAACCCGGCGCACACCTTCGGCCTCGACGCGGCCCAGGACATCGACGCCGGTGTGGCCGAGGGCGAGGCCGCCTGA
- a CDS encoding ABC transporter permease, whose translation MSTLTEAPPPLSPPAPERKPPRKRGRWTPYWLLLPGILWLVVFFAAPMVYQASTSVQTGSLEEGYKVTWHFVTYWDAVSEYWPQFLRSVAYAASATVLCLLLGYPLAYLIAFRAGRWRNLIMILVIAPFFTSFLIRTLAWKTILADGGPVVGVLNTLHVLDVTSWLGWTAGDRVLATPLAVVCGLTYNFLPFMILPLYTSLERIDGRLHEAAGDLYARPSTVFRKVTFPLSMPGVVSGTLLTFIPATGDYVNASLLGSADTGMIGNVIQSQFLRVLDYPTAAALSFVLMAAILAMVTFYIRKSGTEDLV comes from the coding sequence ATGTCCACCCTCACCGAGGCGCCACCGCCGCTCTCCCCGCCCGCCCCGGAGCGGAAGCCCCCGCGCAAGCGGGGCCGCTGGACGCCGTACTGGCTGCTGCTGCCCGGCATCCTGTGGCTGGTCGTCTTCTTCGCGGCGCCGATGGTCTACCAGGCCTCCACGTCCGTGCAGACGGGCTCGCTGGAGGAGGGATACAAGGTCACCTGGCACTTCGTGACCTACTGGGACGCGGTGTCCGAGTACTGGCCGCAGTTCCTGCGCTCGGTCGCCTACGCCGCCTCCGCCACCGTGCTGTGCCTGCTGCTCGGCTACCCGCTCGCCTACCTGATCGCCTTCCGCGCGGGCCGCTGGCGGAACCTGATCATGATCCTGGTGATCGCGCCGTTCTTCACCAGCTTCCTGATCCGCACCCTGGCCTGGAAGACGATCCTCGCGGACGGCGGCCCGGTCGTCGGGGTGCTGAACACGCTGCACGTCCTGGACGTCACCAGCTGGCTCGGCTGGACGGCCGGCGACCGTGTGCTGGCCACACCGCTCGCGGTGGTCTGCGGTCTGACGTACAACTTCCTCCCCTTCATGATCCTGCCGCTGTACACGTCGCTGGAGCGCATCGACGGACGGCTGCACGAGGCGGCGGGCGACCTGTACGCGAGGCCCTCCACGGTCTTCCGCAAGGTCACCTTCCCGCTGTCGATGCCCGGTGTCGTCTCCGGCACCCTGCTGACCTTCATCCCGGCCACCGGCGACTACGTCAACGCCTCCCTGCTGGGATCGGCGGACACCGGAATGATCGGAAACGTGATCCAGTCCCAGTTCCTGCGGGTGCTGGACTATCCGACGGCGGCGGCGCTCTCCTTCGTCCTGATGGCCGCGATCCTCGCCATGGTCACCTTCTACATCCGCAAGTCCGGCACGGAGGATCTGGTTTAA
- a CDS encoding ABC transporter permease: MTFVNWLKRNLVVIAGLLTLAYLLLPNVIVTIFSFNKPNGRFNYEWQQFSTDAWKDPCGVSGLCGSLSISLQIALWATLGATALGTAIAFALVRYRFRARGAINSLIFLPMAMPEVVMAASLLTLFLNMGARLGFWTILIAHIMFCLSFVVTAVKARVMSMDPRLEQAAQDLYAGPFQTFVRVTLPIAAPGIAAGALLAFALSFDDFIITNFNAGSTVTFPMFVWGSAQRGTPVQINVIGTAMFVIAVLFVLASMVVGNRRNRRKACSTSVYS; this comes from the coding sequence ATGACCTTCGTCAACTGGCTCAAGCGCAATCTGGTCGTCATCGCCGGACTGCTGACGCTCGCCTATCTCCTGCTGCCCAACGTCATCGTCACGATTTTCTCGTTCAACAAACCGAACGGGCGCTTCAACTACGAATGGCAGCAGTTCTCCACGGACGCCTGGAAAGATCCCTGCGGCGTCTCCGGACTGTGCGGCTCCCTGTCGATCAGTCTCCAGATCGCCCTCTGGGCGACGCTGGGCGCCACCGCGCTGGGCACGGCGATCGCCTTCGCGCTGGTCCGTTACCGCTTCCGGGCGCGCGGCGCGATCAACTCGCTGATCTTCCTGCCGATGGCGATGCCCGAAGTCGTGATGGCCGCCTCGCTGCTCACCCTGTTCCTCAACATGGGTGCCCGGCTGGGCTTCTGGACGATCCTGATCGCCCACATCATGTTCTGCCTCAGCTTCGTCGTGACGGCCGTCAAGGCACGCGTGATGTCGATGGACCCGAGGCTGGAGCAGGCCGCGCAGGACCTGTACGCCGGTCCCTTCCAGACCTTCGTCCGGGTCACCCTGCCCATCGCCGCCCCCGGAATCGCCGCCGGCGCGCTGCTCGCCTTCGCGCTCTCCTTCGACGATTTCATCATCACCAATTTCAACGCGGGCTCCACCGTCACCTTCCCCATGTTCGTGTGGGGATCGGCCCAGCGCGGCACGCCCGTCCAGATCAACGTCATCGGTACGGCCATGTTCGTGATCGCCGTACTGTTCGTCCTGGCCTCCATGGTCGTCGGCAACCGCCGAAACCGCCGCAAGGCATGCAGCACATCTGTGTATTCGTAG
- a CDS encoding NAD(P)/FAD-dependent oxidoreductase — MAPSAMSRSNDWTKSLSDAQPVPYWLDDPGRPRPQPALTGPDTCDLLVVGGGYSGLWTALIAKERDPGRDVVLLEGREVGWAASGRNGGFCAASLTHGLSNGLTRWPDEIHRLEELGARNLDAIEEAVARYSLDCEFERTGEIDVATEEYQARELKDWYQEISGKGLADGVEYLDAEAVREQVDSPTFRAGLWDRRGVAMVNPAKLVWGLKRACLGLGVRVYENTPALTLRQYGAGMAVRTPYGGVRARTVALGTNIFPNLVRRVRSYTVPVYDYALMTEPLTDAQLDSIGWKNRQGLGDSANQFHYFRLSADNRILWGGYDAVYPYGGRVRAEYDDRPETYAKLAGHFFTCFPQLEGVRFTHAWGGAIDTCSRFSAFFGTAHQGKVAYAAGYTGLGVGATRFGAEVMLDLLSGERTERTELEMVRRKPLPFPPEPFAWTGIALTKWSLARADAHDGRRNLWLRTMDRLGLGFDS; from the coding sequence ATGGCCCCGAGCGCCATGAGCCGCAGCAACGACTGGACGAAATCCCTCTCCGACGCCCAGCCGGTCCCGTACTGGCTGGACGACCCCGGCCGCCCCCGCCCGCAGCCCGCCCTCACCGGCCCCGACACCTGCGACCTGCTGGTCGTCGGCGGCGGGTACAGCGGACTGTGGACCGCGCTGATCGCCAAGGAGCGCGACCCGGGGCGGGACGTGGTGCTGCTGGAGGGCCGCGAGGTGGGCTGGGCCGCCTCCGGCCGCAACGGCGGCTTCTGCGCCGCCTCCCTCACCCACGGCCTCTCCAACGGCCTCACCCGCTGGCCCGACGAGATCCACCGGCTGGAGGAGCTGGGCGCCCGCAACCTCGACGCCATCGAGGAGGCGGTCGCCCGGTACTCCCTGGACTGCGAGTTCGAGCGGACCGGCGAGATCGACGTGGCGACCGAGGAGTACCAGGCCCGGGAGCTGAAGGACTGGTACCAGGAGATCAGCGGCAAGGGTCTGGCCGACGGCGTGGAGTACCTGGACGCCGAGGCCGTACGGGAACAGGTCGACTCCCCGACCTTCCGCGCCGGACTGTGGGACCGCCGGGGCGTGGCCATGGTCAACCCCGCCAAGCTCGTCTGGGGCCTCAAACGGGCCTGCCTCGGCCTCGGCGTCCGCGTCTACGAGAACACCCCGGCGCTGACCCTGCGGCAGTACGGCGCCGGCATGGCCGTACGCACCCCGTACGGCGGCGTCCGCGCCCGCACGGTGGCGCTCGGCACCAACATCTTCCCGAACCTGGTCAGGCGGGTGCGCTCGTACACCGTCCCGGTCTACGACTACGCCCTGATGACCGAGCCGCTCACCGACGCGCAACTGGACTCCATCGGCTGGAAGAACCGGCAGGGACTCGGCGACAGCGCCAACCAGTTCCACTACTTCCGGCTCTCCGCCGACAACCGGATCCTGTGGGGCGGCTACGACGCCGTCTACCCCTACGGCGGTCGGGTGCGCGCCGAGTACGACGACCGCCCGGAGACGTACGCCAAGCTCGCCGGGCACTTCTTCACCTGCTTCCCGCAGCTGGAGGGCGTCCGCTTCACCCACGCCTGGGGCGGCGCGATCGACACCTGCTCCCGCTTCTCGGCGTTCTTCGGCACCGCCCACCAGGGGAAGGTGGCGTACGCGGCCGGGTACACCGGCCTCGGTGTGGGCGCGACCCGGTTCGGCGCCGAGGTGATGCTCGACCTGCTGTCGGGGGAGCGCACCGAGCGCACCGAACTGGAGATGGTCCGCAGGAAGCCGCTGCCGTTCCCGCCCGAGCCCTTCGCCTGGACCGGCATCGCGCTCACCAAGTGGTCGCTGGCCCGCGCGGACGCGCACGACGGCCGGCGCAACCTGTGGCTGCGGACGATGGACAGACTGGGGCTCGGCTTCGACAGCTGA
- a CDS encoding chitinase encodes MERSRPLARRPLVTLLTAAALAASGMTALSSAARAADADLARNGGFESGLDGWTCTAGKTVTSPVHGGTAALEATPAGADNARCAQTVTVKPDSQYTLTGHVRGTYVYLGASGTGTTDVSTWAQSAPDWQRLTTTFRTGPSTTRVTIYTHGWYGTGAYHADDISLTGPGGETGQPPAAPEGLATGSVTSTSVALSWSPVPGATSYAVYRDGTRVRAVTGTSTTVTGLTPSTAYAFQVAALNDAGESARSATVTATTAEQPDGGGSDLPAHALVGYLHASFANGSGYTRLADVPDSWDVIDLAFGEPTSVTSGDIRFERCPVTQCPNVESDAEFKAAIEAKQAAGKKVLISIGGQNGQVRLTTTAARDKFVSSVSAIIDEYGLDGLDIDFEGHSLSLNADDTDFKNPKTPVIVNLISALKTLKAQYGDDFVLTMAPETFFVQLGYQYYGTGKWGGQDPRAGAYLPVIHALRDDLTLLHVQDYNSGPIMGLDNQYHSMGGADFHIAMTDMLLTGFPVAGDTANVFPPLRPDQVAIGMPASTNAGNGHVPPAEVNKALNCLTKKTDCGSYQTHGTWPALRGLMTWSINWDRYSDWEFQKNFDAYFG; translated from the coding sequence GTGGAACGCTCCAGACCGCTCGCCCGTCGCCCGCTCGTCACCCTGCTCACCGCCGCCGCGCTCGCCGCGTCCGGCATGACCGCGCTCTCGTCGGCCGCCCGTGCGGCCGACGCGGACCTCGCCCGCAACGGCGGCTTCGAGTCCGGCCTCGACGGCTGGACCTGCACGGCCGGCAAGACGGTGACCTCGCCCGTCCACGGCGGCACCGCGGCTCTCGAGGCCACCCCGGCCGGCGCCGACAACGCCCGCTGCGCGCAGACGGTGACCGTGAAACCGGACTCCCAGTACACGCTGACCGGCCACGTCCGCGGCACCTACGTCTACCTCGGCGCGAGCGGCACCGGCACCACCGACGTCTCCACCTGGGCCCAGTCCGCCCCCGACTGGCAGCGGCTCACGACCACCTTCCGCACCGGCCCGTCCACCACCCGCGTCACGATCTACACCCACGGCTGGTACGGCACCGGCGCCTACCACGCCGACGACATCTCGCTGACCGGCCCGGGAGGGGAGACGGGACAGCCCCCGGCGGCCCCCGAAGGCCTGGCGACCGGCTCGGTCACCTCCACCAGCGTCGCCCTGTCCTGGTCACCCGTCCCGGGCGCGACGAGCTACGCCGTCTACCGCGACGGCACCAGGGTCCGCGCCGTCACCGGCACCTCCACCACCGTCACCGGCCTGACCCCCTCGACGGCGTACGCCTTCCAGGTCGCGGCGCTCAATGACGCGGGGGAGTCCGCGCGCTCGGCCACGGTCACCGCGACCACCGCCGAGCAGCCGGACGGCGGCGGCTCCGATCTGCCGGCCCACGCCCTGGTCGGCTACCTCCACGCCAGCTTCGCCAACGGCTCCGGCTACACCCGCCTCGCCGACGTCCCCGACAGCTGGGACGTCATCGACCTCGCCTTCGGCGAGCCCACCTCGGTCACCTCCGGCGACATCCGCTTCGAGCGCTGCCCGGTCACTCAGTGCCCGAACGTGGAGTCCGACGCCGAGTTCAAGGCGGCGATCGAGGCCAAGCAGGCAGCCGGCAAGAAGGTGCTGATCTCCATCGGCGGCCAGAACGGCCAGGTGCGGCTCACCACCACCGCAGCCCGCGACAAGTTCGTCTCGTCCGTCTCCGCGATCATCGACGAGTACGGCCTCGACGGCCTCGACATCGACTTCGAGGGCCACTCGCTGTCCCTGAACGCCGACGACACCGACTTCAAGAACCCGAAGACGCCGGTCATCGTCAACCTCATCTCGGCCCTGAAGACGCTGAAGGCCCAGTACGGCGACGACTTCGTGCTGACGATGGCCCCCGAGACCTTCTTCGTCCAGCTCGGCTACCAGTACTACGGCACCGGCAAGTGGGGCGGTCAGGACCCGCGCGCGGGCGCCTACCTGCCGGTCATCCACGCCCTGCGCGACGACCTGACCCTGCTGCACGTCCAGGACTACAACTCGGGCCCGATCATGGGCCTGGACAACCAGTACCACTCCATGGGCGGCGCCGACTTCCACATCGCCATGACGGACATGCTCCTCACCGGCTTCCCCGTCGCGGGCGACACGGCCAACGTCTTCCCGCCCCTGCGCCCGGACCAGGTCGCCATCGGCATGCCCGCCTCCACCAACGCGGGCAACGGCCACGTCCCCCCGGCCGAGGTGAACAAGGCCCTGAACTGCCTGACCAAGAAGACCGACTGCGGCTCGTACCAGACCCACGGCACCTGGCCCGCCCTGCGCGGCCTGATGACCTGGTCGATCAACTGGGACCGCTACTCGGACTGGGAGTTCCAGAAGAACTTCGACGCGTACTTCGGGTGA